A genome region from Labrys wisconsinensis includes the following:
- a CDS encoding NADH-quinone oxidoreductase subunit D: MGEQNLRNFSVNFGPQHPAAHGVLRLITELDGEVVERLDPHIGLLHRGTEKLIEAKTFNQAIPYFDRLDYVAPMNQEHAYCLAIEKLIGLDVPRRGQLIRVLYCEIGRLLSHLLNVTTQAMDVGALTPPLWGFEEREKLMIFYERASGSRMHAAYFRPGGVHQDLPPALIDDIEAFCDPFLKVCDDLETLLTDNRIFKQRNVDIGVVSLDDAWAWGFSGVMVRGSGAAWDLRKAQPYECYAELDFDIPIGKNGDCYDRYHIRMEEMRQSIRIMKQCVALLRATPGPVSNADNKVVAPKRGEMKRSMEALIHHFKLYTEGYHVPPGEVYAAVEAPKGEFGVYLVADGSNKPYRCKIRAPGFAHLQSMDYVCKGHMLADISAILGSLDIVFGEVDR, encoded by the coding sequence ATGGGCGAGCAGAATCTCCGCAACTTCTCCGTCAATTTCGGCCCGCAGCATCCGGCCGCCCATGGCGTGCTGCGCCTGATCACCGAGCTCGACGGCGAGGTGGTCGAGCGCCTCGACCCGCATATCGGCCTCTTGCACCGCGGCACGGAAAAGCTGATCGAGGCCAAGACCTTCAACCAGGCGATTCCCTATTTCGACCGGCTCGACTATGTCGCGCCGATGAACCAGGAGCACGCCTACTGCCTGGCGATCGAGAAGCTGATCGGCCTCGACGTGCCCAGGCGCGGCCAACTCATCCGCGTGCTCTATTGCGAGATCGGCCGCCTGCTGTCGCACCTGCTCAACGTCACCACGCAGGCGATGGATGTCGGCGCGCTCACCCCGCCGCTTTGGGGCTTCGAGGAGCGCGAGAAGCTGATGATCTTCTACGAGCGCGCCTCCGGCTCGCGCATGCACGCGGCCTATTTCCGGCCGGGCGGCGTGCACCAGGACCTGCCGCCGGCCCTGATCGACGACATCGAGGCGTTCTGCGACCCCTTCCTCAAGGTCTGCGACGACCTGGAGACCCTCCTCACCGACAACCGCATCTTCAAGCAGCGCAACGTCGACATCGGCGTGGTGTCGCTCGATGACGCTTGGGCCTGGGGCTTCTCCGGCGTGATGGTGCGCGGCTCCGGAGCGGCCTGGGACCTGCGCAAGGCCCAGCCTTACGAGTGCTATGCCGAGCTCGATTTCGACATTCCGATCGGCAAGAACGGCGACTGCTACGACCGCTACCACATCCGCATGGAGGAGATGCGGCAGTCGATCCGCATCATGAAGCAGTGCGTGGCGCTGCTGCGCGCCACGCCCGGGCCGGTCTCCAACGCCGACAACAAGGTCGTGGCGCCCAAGCGCGGCGAGATGAAGCGCTCGATGGAAGCGCTCATCCACCACTTCAAGCTCTATACCGAGGGCTATCACGTGCCGCCCGGCGAGGTCTATGCGGCGGTCGAGGCGCCCAAGGGCGAGTTCGGCGTCTATCTCGTCGCCGACGGCTCGAACAAGCCCTATCGCTGCAAGATCCGCGCCCCGGGCTTCGCCCATCTCCAGTCGATGGACTATGTCTGCAAGGGCCACATGCTGGCCGACATCTCGGCCATCCTCGGCTCCCTCGACATCGTCTTCGGCGAGGTGGACCGGTGA